One window of Amaranthus tricolor cultivar Red isolate AtriRed21 chromosome 13, ASM2621246v1, whole genome shotgun sequence genomic DNA carries:
- the LOC130798250 gene encoding uncharacterized protein LOC130798250 translates to MHDLLTPANSNGKLQHGFINEIAKKYDLHRRTIGRIWRQIRDQKKHNLPINVNNMKSLTNGKARIAFDENKFKSIEKAKKTTLRSLSKAMEVSYNTVCRWKKKRYFRKHTNAIKPLLTDKNKLDRLIFCLSSCILDEQTKNFTFNEMKNVVHIDEKLFYITRTQQTFYLTQDEIEPHREIQSKRFIPKIMFMCAVARPIFSIEGDMIFDGKIGIFPFTHEVAAQRSSKNRKRGEPETKPIQSITKEHTRDMIVHKILPAIRLKWPSDLSKTIFIQQDNAKPHILDDDEVFREVATLDGFNFHLVQQPPNSPDMNVLDLGFFRSIQSLQHQKSAYNYSQLVKAVTTSFDNLTPNALKNETRWYGLCNSTHEQSKTRKGRETPTLFGGTAGNNLPGTKISGNKGG, encoded by the exons ATGCATGACCTTTTAACGCCAGCAAACAGTAATGGGAAGCTACAACACGGGTTCATCAATGAAATTGCGAAGAAGTACGATTTGCATAGGAGGACAATCGGAAGGATATGGAGACAGATTCGTGatcaaaaaaaacacaatttaccAATTAATGTCAACAATATGAAGTCATTGACCAACGGTAAAGCTCGAATCGCCTttgatgaaaacaaattcaaatcaattgaaaaagcGAAGAAGACAACCTTAAGATCACTTTCAAAGGCCATGGAAGTAAGCTACAACACAGTATGCAGATGGAAAAAAAAGAGGTACTTTCGAAAGCACACCAACGCAATCAAACCGTTACTTACAGACAAAAATAAACTCGACaggttaattttttgtcttagTAGTTGCATTTTAGATGAGCAAACAAAGAATTTCACatttaatgaaatgaaaaatgtaGTCCACATTGATGAAAAGTTGTTTTACATTACAAGGACACAACAAACATTTTATCTAACTCAAGATGAAATAGAGCCTCATAGAGAAATCCAATCAAAAAGATTTATCCCCaagatcatgtttatgtgtgccGTTGCAAGACCGATCTTTTCTATTGAAGGTGACAtgatttttgatggaaagataggcaTTTTTCCTTTCACACATGAAGTGGCAgcacaaaggagttcaaaaaaCAGAAAGAGAGGAGAGCCAGAGACcaaaccaatacaatcaatcactaaaGAACACACAAGAGACATGATTGTGCACAAGATACTACCAGCAATTAGACTTAAATGGCCATCAGATTTAAGCAAAACAATTTTCATTCAACAGGACAATGCTAAACCACACATTTTAGATGATGATGAGGTGTTTAGAGAGGTGGCTACACTAGATGGATTTAACTTCCacttagtgcaacaacctcctaACTCACCGGATATGAATGTGCTAGACTTAGGGTTCTTTAGGTCAATACAATCTTTACAGCATCAAAAATCAGCATACAACTACTCACAATTAGTTAAGGCAGTAACTACATCATTTGACAATCTGACACCAAATGCACTGAAGAAT GAAACTAGGTGGTATGGATTATGCAATTCCACACATGAGCAAAGCAAAACTAGAAAGGGAAGGGAGACTCCCACATTGTTTGGGGGTACAGCAGGAAACAATTTACCAGGCACTAAGATATCTGGAAACAAAGGTGGATAA